The following are encoded together in the Corticium candelabrum chromosome 1, ooCorCand1.1, whole genome shotgun sequence genome:
- the LOC134193900 gene encoding uncharacterized protein LOC134193900 produces the protein MKWWIGIQKVLTKEWVGTQGANKIHVDVSVPPRFYKARAVPYASRGLVNDQLDKMEAQGVISPVRSAEWVAPIVPVLKDGGTSIRICGDYKQTVNRASEVEQYPIPRIEDLFESLTGGESFTKLDLSQAYDQIPLAKESKRSTEFISQLSTLLAPLHELLKSKQSWKWTTRPERAFLKANSVPTTANVLVHFDPDKPIIVCCDDSPYGVGAVMSHVERDRSERPIGFATLSAAEKNYAQIDREGLAIVFAVKKFHNYLYGRALRL, from the coding sequence ATGAAGTGGTGGATAGGTATCCAGAAGGTTTTAACGAAGGAGTGGGTAGGTACACAGGGAGCCAACAAAATACATGTGGATGTATCCGTACCACCACGGTTTTACAAAGCCAGGGCAGTGCCATACGCCTCAAGAGGATTGGTCAACGATCAACTGGACAAGATGGAGGCACAGGGTGTGATCAGCCCTGTTAGGAGTGCGGAGTGGGTTGCACCCATTGTGCCGGTACTGAAGGACGGGGGCACAAGCATTAGAATTTGTGGTGACtataaacagacagtcaaTCGAGCATCAGAAGTGGAGCAGTACCCGATTCCAAGAATTGAAGATCTTTTTGAGTCATTGACAGGAGGAGAATCGTTTACCAAGTTGGATTTGTCACAAGCGTACGACCAAATCCCTCTAGCCAAAGAATCGAAGAGATCGACAGAGTTTATCTCACAGTTATCGACACTGTTGGCTCCTTTACATGAGCTACTAAAGAGCAAGCAAAGTTGGAAATGGACGACTCGCCCAGAGAGGGCATTTCTGAAAGCAAATTCAGTGCCGACAACTGCCAATGTACTGGTCCACTTTGACCCAGACAAACCCATTATAGTCTGTTGTGATGATTCACCTTATGGAGTGGGAGCAGTTATGTCTCATGTGGAGAGGGACAGAAGTGAAAGACCTATTGGGTTTGCAACACTGAGTGCAGCAGAAAAGAATTACGCGCAAATTGACAGAGAAGGACTGGCAATAGTTTTCGCGGTGAAGAAATTTCACAACTATCTCTACGGGAGAGCATTACGATTGTAA
- the LOC134188884 gene encoding uncharacterized protein LOC134188884, which yields MDTLTTQLRQVQKSYDSFREATETAEKQACTAADSAEKESKKAKNHRKVVQGVGGTASCLLIGGGIAGLVLTAVFPPAGLLVGAALAGSGAAASGGVATALVTDIAATDLRITAQQLHKLGQALKELSQVGASLLAKMSGLMIRVNQRERTVKVLRTAARQPGLVHPISLLRQRDGFALSHARYGLEPGKLAMG from the coding sequence ATGGATACACTGACGACGCAGTTACGACAAGTACAGAAGAGCTACGACTCGTTTAGAGAGGCTACAGAAACAGCAGAAAAGCAAGCGTGTACTGCAGCGGACAGTGCAgagaaagaaagcaagaagGCCAAAAACCACCGAAAGGTTGTCCAAGGTGTCGGTGGAACCGCATCTTGCCTATTGATCGGTGGCGGCATTGCAGGTCTCGTTCTCACCGCGGTGTTTCCACCAGCCGGTCTTTTGGTTGGCGCTGCGCTGGCCGGTTCGGGAGCAGCAGCGTCAGGAGGAGTAGCAACTGCTCTTGTGACTGACATTGCCGCAACAGACCTCAGAATAACAGCACAACAATTGCACAAGTTGGGTCAAGCGTTGAAAGAGCTGTCGCAAGTGGGCGCTTCTCTCCTTGCAAAAATGAGTGGTTTGATGATTCGTGTGAATCAAAGAGAGAGGACAGTGAAAGTTCTTCGCACGGCAGCTAGGCAGCCAGGATTGGTGCACCCGATTTCTTTATTGAGGCAACGAGACGGCTTTGCGCTGAGTCACGCACGCTACGGTTTGGAGCCTGGGAAGCTGGCTATGGGTTGA
- the LOC134188872 gene encoding DNA polymerase kappa-like has translation MECYESPCNSALFEKQPDRFCIDKESECLDFVFNDETEDAVASDTEETGDNQETVELATGIQFEPKNRHVEGMKLDCKRGMKESQFGEYRNYELGDSAVEVVEEIRWRIFEKTRLTASAGIACNTMLAKVCSDQNKPNGQFYLRPDRDEVIAFVRNLPVRKISGVGKVTGQILNAIGIVTCQDLYDQRDILHLLFSSTSFQFFMHITLGLGSSSVDSGSYDRKSMSVESRPSELYEKCQELSYDLANDLQDRGLKGHTVTIKLKLVSFEVRQRAASLPKAINNPEEIFEAALSSLKTEIKACHPEPLRLRLMGVRMSNFEHLKKGQKTITSLIKHKQECDEQKKDETSHFVCPVCLKPQDFLVSNLASVNSHVDLCLSGESAAEQEVKKQTKRKNSKILESSKKKSTLFSYWK, from the exons ATGGAATGTTATGAGTCGCCTTGCAATTCTGCCTTGTTTGAGAAGCAACCAGACAGATTTTGTATCGACAAAGAATCGGAGTGTCTTGATTTCGTGTTCAATGATGAAACTGAAGATGCTGTAGCAAGCGATACTGAAGAAACCGGTGATAATCAAGAAACGGTAGAGCTTGCCACTGGTATTCAATTTGAACCCAAAAATAGACATGTAGAGGGCATGAAGTTAGACTGTAAACGTGGGATGAAAGAGAGTCAATTTGGTGAATATAGGAATTATGAACTTGGAGATTCAGCTGTAGAGGTTGTTGAAGAGATTAGGTGGAGGATATTTGAGAAAACGAGGCTTACTGCCAGTGCTGGTATAGCATGCAACACGATGCTTGCAAAGGTATGTTCAGATCAAAACAAACCAAATGGGCAGTTCTACTTGAGACCAGACAGAGACGAAGTAATTGCATTTGTGAGGAATCTTCCTGTTCGCAAG ATCAGTGGTGTGGGCAAAGTGACAGGTCAAATACTGAACGCGATAGGCATTGTCACATGTCAAGACTTATACGACCAACGGGATATTTTGCATCTCTTGTTTTCGTCTAcatcatttcaattttttatgcACATCACTCTTGGACTTGGTTCATCATCAGTTGACAG TGGCAGTTATGATCGTAAAAGTATGAGTGTTGAAAG CCGACCATCTGAATTGTATGAGAAGTGTCAGGAGTTGTCATATGATCTGGCAAATGATCTGCAGGATAGAGGACTAAAG GGTCACACAGTTACCATAAAACTGAAACTTGTTTCATTTGAAGTTCGTCAAAGAGCTGCCTCTCTGCCTAAAGCCATCAACAATCCTGAAGAAATATTTGAGGCTGCACTTTCATCTCTTAAGACAGAAATAAAAGCTTGTCATCCCGAACCACTGAGATTACGACTGATGG GTGTGAGGATGTCTAACTTTGAACATCTTAAGAAGGGTCAGAAGACCATTACAAGTTTGATTAAACATAAGCAGGAATGTGATGAACAGAAGAAAGATGAG ACATCTCACTTTGTCTGTCCTGTTTGCTTGAAGCCTCAAGATTTTCTAGTCTCCAATCTTGCATCAGTGAACAGTCATGTTGATCTGTGCCTGTCTGGTGAATCAGCAGCTGAACAAG aaGTGAAGAAGCAGAccaagagaaagaacagcaaGATATTGGAAAGTTCAAAAAAGAAATCGACACTCTTTTCCTATTGGAAATGA